In Ipomoea triloba cultivar NCNSP0323 chromosome 7, ASM357664v1, a single genomic region encodes these proteins:
- the LOC116026240 gene encoding kinesin-like protein KIN-5C isoform X1 has translation MYLSENQGFQQNLEAFKVHEEILLPGEVIMEQGNIIDQLYFVCHGLLRFSASTELLMNISKGMQGFFDKLVGESKTLGCHAKRVDEIQTKQIFEFQKEYEEQSRSVAEKLIADVSSLVYHHMHYQKELVDERLVELTETVTENKRFLDGRVTSMVGITTAAKRKWSDFFIQAGTNTKDSADFSAAKHCRMEASLENWLRIEGF, from the exons ATGTATCTGTCTGAAAACCAGGGCTTCCAACAAAATCTCGAG gcATTTAAAGTCCATGAAGAAATTTTGCTTCCAGGAGAAGTGATTATGGAACAGGGGAACATAATAGACCAACTTTATTTCGTCTGCCATGGTCTGTTG aGATTTAGTGCCAGTACCGAGCTCTTGATGAATATCTCAAAGGGCATGCAAGGATTTTTTGATAAGCTTGTAGGGGAATCAAAAACACTTGGTTGTCATGCAAAGAGAGTTGATGAAATTCAAACAAAGCAAATTTTTGAATTTCAGAAGGAATATGag GAACAATCAAGATCAGTGGCTGAGAAGCTTATTGCTGATGTGTCCTCTCTGGTTTACCATCACATGCATTATCAAAAAGAGTTG GTGGATGAAAGGCTTGTGGAACTCACAGAAACAGTTACTGAAAACAAGAGATTTTTGGATGGACGTGTTACATCAATGGTGGGTATTACAACAGCTGCAAAAAGAAAATGGTCAGATTTCTTCATACAAGCAGGGACCAACACCAAAGACAGTGCCGACTTTTCTGCTGCAAAACATTGTCGAATGGAAGCATCACTAGAAAACTG
- the LOC116026240 gene encoding kinesin-like protein KIN-5C isoform X2: MAHFVQELRHRFSASTELLMNISKGMQGFFDKLVGESKTLGCHAKRVDEIQTKQIFEFQKEYEEQSRSVAEKLIADVSSLVYHHMHYQKELVDERLVELTETVTENKRFLDGRVTSMVGITTAAKRKWSDFFIQAGTNTKDSADFSAAKHCRMEASLENWLRIEGF, translated from the exons ATGGCACATTTTGTTCAAGAGCTTCGCCAT aGATTTAGTGCCAGTACCGAGCTCTTGATGAATATCTCAAAGGGCATGCAAGGATTTTTTGATAAGCTTGTAGGGGAATCAAAAACACTTGGTTGTCATGCAAAGAGAGTTGATGAAATTCAAACAAAGCAAATTTTTGAATTTCAGAAGGAATATGag GAACAATCAAGATCAGTGGCTGAGAAGCTTATTGCTGATGTGTCCTCTCTGGTTTACCATCACATGCATTATCAAAAAGAGTTG GTGGATGAAAGGCTTGTGGAACTCACAGAAACAGTTACTGAAAACAAGAGATTTTTGGATGGACGTGTTACATCAATGGTGGGTATTACAACAGCTGCAAAAAGAAAATGGTCAGATTTCTTCATACAAGCAGGGACCAACACCAAAGACAGTGCCGACTTTTCTGCTGCAAAACATTGTCGAATGGAAGCATCACTAGAAAACTG